The following coding sequences lie in one Mycobacterium sp. DL440 genomic window:
- a CDS encoding DUF2746 domain-containing protein — translation MSLPAVAALIVTVRGQRKGRERARKIDAKTTEIHENTVNDHDTNLREDLDDIRDMLRDGFRQVERDIGGLREEMRTERKERIAGDQRRCNRPDC, via the coding sequence ATGTCCCTACCCGCAGTCGCCGCATTGATCGTGACCGTCCGAGGCCAGCGAAAAGGCCGGGAGCGTGCGCGCAAGATCGACGCGAAAACCACCGAGATTCACGAGAACACGGTCAACGATCACGACACCAACCTGCGCGAGGACCTCGACGACATCCGGGACATGTTGCGGGACGGATTCCGCCAGGTCGAACGTGACATCGGTGGTCTCCGGGAAGAGATGCGGACCGAGCGGAAGGAACGCATAGCTGGTGATCAGCGTCGGTGTAACCGGCCTGACTGCTGA